A single region of the Deltaproteobacteria bacterium genome encodes:
- the pyrF gene encoding orotidine-5'-phosphate decarboxylase, with protein sequence MTEAFADRLIRRVRALGHPLCVGIDPHLELLPRCFRVGSMAAGELATARAAERFSLALIERVAGKVAAVKPQSACFERLGPAGVAALARVMDEARRAGLLVILDAKRSDIGSTAASYASAYLAADAPMRADALTINPYLGIDSLEPFFAAAHAGGAGVFVLLRTSNPGAVDVQDLIVRDRPLYQRLADLLQPLALKLRGPSTEWSGLGVVVGATWPEESRKVRALLPGSLFLVPGYGAQGASAEDAVAGFVRGPGGVLEGGVVNASRALGMPAGGDDGSAATWERAVDAAVAGAIRELGEAVA encoded by the coding sequence ATGACCGAAGCCTTCGCCGACCGCCTCATCCGCCGCGTGCGCGCGCTCGGACATCCGCTGTGCGTCGGCATCGATCCGCACCTCGAGCTGCTGCCGCGCTGCTTTCGCGTGGGGTCGATGGCCGCGGGCGAGCTCGCCACCGCGCGCGCGGCGGAGCGCTTCTCGCTCGCGCTGATCGAGCGCGTCGCGGGCAAAGTCGCCGCGGTGAAGCCGCAGAGCGCGTGCTTCGAGCGCCTCGGACCCGCGGGCGTGGCCGCACTCGCGCGCGTGATGGACGAAGCGCGGCGCGCCGGCCTGCTCGTGATCCTCGACGCGAAGCGCAGCGACATCGGCAGCACCGCCGCGAGCTACGCCTCCGCCTACCTCGCCGCCGACGCGCCGATGCGCGCCGACGCGCTCACGATCAACCCGTACCTCGGCATCGACTCGCTCGAGCCGTTCTTCGCGGCGGCGCACGCCGGCGGCGCGGGCGTGTTCGTGTTGTTACGGACGAGCAACCCAGGCGCCGTCGACGTGCAAGACCTGATCGTGCGCGACCGCCCGCTCTATCAGCGCCTCGCCGACTTGTTACAGCCCCTCGCGCTGAAGCTGCGCGGTCCGTCGACGGAGTGGTCCGGCCTCGGCGTCGTGGTCGGCGCGACGTGGCCCGAAGAAAGTCGCAAAGTGCGCGCGCTGCTCCCCGGCTCGCTCTTCCTCGTGCCCGGCTACGGCGCGCAGGGCGCCAGCGCGGAAGACGCGGTCGCAGGATTCGTGCGAGGCCCGGGTGGCGTGCTCGAAGGCGGCGTCGTGAACGCGTCGCGCGCGCTGGGGATGCCGGCAGGCGGGGACGATGGCAGCGCGGCGACGTGGGAGCGCGCGGTGGACGCGGCGGTGGCGGGAGCGATCAGGGAGTTAGGGGAGGCGGTCGCGTGA
- a CDS encoding acyl-CoA dehydrogenase family protein gives MQTPLDRMADFDLTEEQREVRRTVREFAEKEILPHVERYERESRYPLELIAKLPELGLMGPMIPEEYGGSFSDTTSYGIICEELARIDWVIASVVSVSNSLVARSILAFGTDAQKQRWLPGIAKGEVICSACLTETGGGTDLGNMKTVAKKVPGGWKITGTKVFISHAAHAGLFLLVASVDLAKKHGGVTAFLVDPKNTPGLTIGEFPMRTLKRDNLAEVHFEDAFLPDEALLGEPGKGFPVLGSALDTGRFSVAARCVGQAQRCIDLALPYALQREAFGQKIGEFQMIQQKIADMTCRTQAARSIVYQLGRMKDQGAARASMESSMAKLMASQAAVANALDAIQIHGGYGLSEEYEVGRLLLEAKSLEFGEGTSELHTKMIAEFMLGIRKQ, from the coding sequence ATGCAGACCCCGCTCGACCGCATGGCGGACTTCGACCTCACCGAGGAGCAGCGCGAGGTGCGCCGCACGGTTCGCGAGTTCGCGGAGAAGGAGATTCTCCCGCACGTCGAGCGCTACGAGCGCGAGAGCCGCTACCCGCTCGAGCTGATCGCGAAGCTCCCCGAGCTCGGCCTGATGGGCCCGATGATTCCCGAGGAGTACGGCGGCTCGTTCTCGGACACGACGTCGTACGGAATCATCTGCGAGGAGCTCGCGCGCATCGACTGGGTGATCGCGAGCGTCGTCTCCGTCTCGAACTCGCTCGTCGCGCGCTCGATCCTCGCCTTCGGCACCGACGCACAGAAGCAACGCTGGCTGCCGGGCATCGCGAAGGGCGAAGTGATCTGCTCCGCGTGCCTCACGGAAACGGGCGGCGGCACGGATCTCGGCAACATGAAGACCGTCGCGAAGAAGGTGCCCGGCGGCTGGAAGATCACGGGCACCAAGGTGTTCATCTCGCACGCGGCGCACGCGGGTTTGTTCCTGCTCGTTGCGAGCGTCGACCTCGCGAAGAAGCACGGCGGCGTGACCGCGTTCCTCGTCGACCCGAAGAACACGCCGGGCCTGACCATCGGCGAGTTCCCGATGCGCACGCTGAAGCGCGACAACCTCGCCGAGGTCCACTTCGAGGACGCGTTCCTGCCCGACGAGGCGCTGCTCGGCGAGCCGGGCAAGGGCTTCCCCGTGCTCGGCTCCGCACTCGACACGGGCCGCTTCTCGGTGGCGGCGCGCTGTGTCGGACAAGCGCAGCGCTGCATCGATCTCGCGCTGCCGTATGCGCTCCAGCGCGAGGCATTCGGCCAAAAGATCGGCGAGTTCCAGATGATCCAGCAGAAGATCGCCGACATGACGTGCCGCACACAGGCCGCGCGCAGCATCGTCTACCAGCTCGGACGCATGAAGGACCAGGGCGCTGCGCGCGCGTCGATGGAGAGCTCGATGGCGAAGCTGATGGCGAGCCAGGCCGCCGTCGCGAACGCGCTCGACGCGATCCAGATTCACGGCGGCTACGGGCTCAGCGAGGAGTACGAGGTTGGCCGCTTGTTATTGGAGGCGAAGTCGCTCGAGTTCGGCGAGGGCACGAGCGAGCTGCACACGAAGATGATCGCCGAGTTCATGCTCGGGATCCGGAAGCAGTGA
- the pyrE gene encoding orotate phosphoribosyltransferase, translating to MTSLEQKRAELLKLILAVSFERREITLSSGKKSNFYLDLRTTLMRPLGQKLAGELLLAKLMAGGPRVEAVGGMAVGAVPLVSAVLSAAASHDPDTKLLGFFVRKEAKKHGKGQQIEGAFKSGMTVALVEDTTTTGGSTLEALGIVQAAGGKVARVLCLVDRGEGAAEAFAARGVALEALFTRSDLPV from the coding sequence ATGACGAGCCTCGAGCAGAAGCGCGCCGAGCTGCTTAAGCTGATCCTCGCCGTCTCGTTCGAGCGCCGCGAGATCACGCTCTCGAGCGGCAAGAAGAGCAACTTCTACCTCGATCTGCGCACGACGCTGATGCGGCCCCTCGGCCAGAAGCTCGCCGGCGAGTTGTTACTGGCGAAGCTGATGGCCGGCGGCCCGCGGGTCGAGGCGGTCGGCGGCATGGCGGTCGGTGCGGTGCCGCTCGTGAGCGCCGTGCTCTCCGCTGCGGCGAGTCACGACCCGGATACGAAGCTGCTCGGTTTCTTCGTGCGCAAAGAGGCGAAGAAGCACGGCAAGGGCCAGCAGATCGAGGGCGCGTTCAAGAGCGGCATGACGGTCGCGCTCGTCGAAGACACCACCACCACGGGCGGCTCCACGCTCGAGGCGCTGGGCATCGTGCAAGCCGCCGGCGGGAAGGTGGCGCGCGTGCTCTGCCTCGTGGACCGCGGCGAGGGCGCCGCCGAGGCGTTCGCCGCGCGCGGCGTGGCGCTCGAGGCGCTGTTCACGCGGAGCGACTTGCCGGTGTAG
- a CDS encoding PaaI family thioesterase produces MTTGDERAPHRQFFRRRWEANQTLVTGVWAARRRLASAVRAVIERLITSDAPEAELQRAAQQLEDYAEHLESHPKRRRYVGFAESALADAETEDAEAAAGGHFDFSPLIGRSNPLSPPIVMSATEDGLVTGRVVFGSAYEGPPGCVHGGYVAAAFDEVLGFAETFSNAPGMTGTLNVVYRTPTPLHTPVVFNAKIERIEGRKIFVTGELHAGERLCAECSAVFISMKAGTYAHLVEQRAKRED; encoded by the coding sequence ATGACCACGGGAGACGAACGCGCGCCGCACCGCCAGTTCTTCCGTCGGCGCTGGGAGGCGAATCAGACGCTCGTCACCGGCGTGTGGGCCGCGCGGCGGCGGCTCGCGAGCGCGGTGCGCGCCGTGATCGAGCGCCTCATCACGAGCGATGCGCCCGAGGCGGAGCTGCAGCGTGCCGCGCAGCAGCTCGAGGACTACGCGGAGCATCTCGAGAGCCACCCGAAGCGCAGGCGTTACGTCGGCTTCGCCGAGAGCGCGCTCGCCGACGCCGAGACCGAGGACGCGGAGGCCGCAGCCGGCGGCCACTTCGACTTCTCCCCGCTGATCGGCCGCTCGAACCCGCTCTCGCCGCCCATCGTGATGAGCGCGACCGAGGACGGACTCGTCACTGGCCGCGTCGTGTTCGGCTCCGCGTACGAGGGCCCGCCCGGGTGCGTGCACGGCGGCTACGTCGCCGCGGCGTTCGACGAGGTATTAGGGTTCGCCGAGACGTTCTCGAACGCGCCCGGCATGACCGGCACGCTTAACGTCGTCTACCGCACGCCCACGCCGCTGCACACTCCGGTGGTGTTCAACGCGAAGATCGAGCGCATCGAGGGGCGCAAGATCTTCGTGACGGGAGAGCTCCACGCCGGCGAACGGCTGTGCGCCGAGTGCAGCGCCGTGTTCATCTCGATGAAGGCGGGCACCTACGCGCATCTCGTCGAGCAGCGAGCGAAGCGCGAGGACTGA
- a CDS encoding LLM class flavin-dependent oxidoreductase, whose product MRLGLVLVSGSVRGDVELISRAERNGFHSAFTIEFFNRNGFVPLAASAPQTRSIQLGTGIANSFTRAPLLLASAAMDIDELSGGRMILGLGSATRRMNEDWYGVAFSKPAARTRELVQLLRAAFAAQKGGGFRWDGEFWKLNVPVYARPNAARASVPIWIAAVNRGVAKTCGAVADALIGHPIATRRWHREVTLACIAEGEREAGRAAGSCRLAPYVLTSLAPTREEAVRNAKGQIGFYYTTDLYHSILEHHGLKHVGDACRAALKKFDTRAMAEAIPDALVDEIAIACTPDEAQDRLAQWKDLTGDPLLYPPSVGLRPEKQRENLDLIFATFGLGAA is encoded by the coding sequence ATGCGCCTCGGTCTCGTGCTCGTGTCCGGCTCCGTGCGCGGCGACGTGGAGCTGATCTCGCGCGCCGAACGCAACGGCTTCCATTCCGCATTCACGATCGAGTTCTTCAACCGCAACGGCTTCGTGCCGCTCGCAGCGTCGGCCCCCCAGACCAGGTCGATCCAGCTCGGCACCGGCATCGCGAACTCGTTCACGCGCGCGCCGCTCCTGCTGGCGAGCGCGGCGATGGACATCGACGAGCTCTCGGGCGGGCGCATGATCCTCGGGCTCGGCTCGGCGACGCGGCGCATGAACGAGGATTGGTACGGCGTCGCCTTCTCGAAGCCGGCGGCGCGCACGCGCGAGCTGGTGCAGTTGTTACGGGCGGCTTTCGCGGCGCAGAAGGGCGGCGGCTTCCGCTGGGATGGCGAGTTCTGGAAGCTGAACGTGCCGGTCTACGCGCGGCCGAACGCGGCGCGCGCGAGCGTGCCGATCTGGATCGCGGCGGTGAACCGCGGCGTCGCGAAGACCTGCGGCGCCGTCGCCGACGCGCTGATCGGGCATCCGATCGCGACGCGGCGCTGGCACCGCGAGGTGACGCTCGCGTGCATCGCCGAGGGCGAGCGCGAGGCCGGGCGCGCGGCGGGCTCGTGCAGGCTCGCGCCCTACGTGCTCACGTCGCTCGCGCCGACGCGCGAAGAGGCGGTGCGCAACGCGAAGGGCCAGATCGGCTTCTACTACACGACCGATCTCTACCACTCGATCCTCGAGCACCACGGTCTCAAGCACGTGGGCGACGCCTGCCGCGCCGCGCTCAAGAAGTTCGACACGCGCGCGATGGCCGAGGCGATTCCGGACGCGCTCGTCGACGAGATCGCGATCGCGTGCACGCCCGACGAGGCGCAGGACCGGCTCGCGCAGTGGAAGGACCTGACCGGCGACCCGCTGCTCTATCCGCCGAGCGTCGGCCTGCGGCCCGAAAAGCAGCGCGAGAACCTCGATCTGATCTTCGCGACGTTCGGGCTGGGAGCGGCTTGA
- the bla gene encoding subclass B1 metallo-beta-lactamase yields the protein MRSLLVSCLLLAACTPVPAPVDNAPTLEPLAENVWLHGSHRDIARVGLVLSHGLVIRSAEGVLLVDTAWDDADTEEILRRVRAEVGANVDAAVVTHAHADKMGGMAALRLAGIRSFAHVLSSEDAPARGLEPASDALFADGARERVVMGAVVFHPGPGHTRDNLVVYFAPARVLFGGCLIRPGDSRDLGNTADGDVARWADTVRAVRARFPETRIVVPSHGPPGGPELLDHTIALAERAARR from the coding sequence ATGCGGAGCCTCCTCGTCTCGTGTCTGCTGCTCGCTGCATGTACGCCCGTGCCCGCGCCGGTCGACAACGCGCCCACGCTCGAGCCGCTCGCCGAGAACGTGTGGCTCCACGGCTCGCATCGCGACATCGCGCGCGTCGGGCTCGTGCTGTCGCACGGCCTCGTGATTCGCAGCGCGGAAGGCGTGCTGCTCGTCGACACCGCGTGGGACGACGCAGACACCGAGGAGATCCTCCGGCGCGTGCGCGCAGAGGTCGGTGCGAACGTCGACGCGGCGGTCGTCACGCACGCGCACGCAGACAAGATGGGCGGCATGGCGGCGCTCCGGCTCGCCGGCATTCGGAGCTTTGCGCATGTGCTCTCGAGCGAAGACGCACCCGCCCGCGGGCTCGAGCCGGCGAGCGACGCGCTGTTCGCGGATGGCGCCCGCGAGCGAGTCGTCATGGGCGCCGTCGTCTTTCATCCGGGCCCCGGCCACACGCGCGACAACCTCGTCGTGTACTTCGCGCCCGCGCGCGTGCTCTTCGGCGGCTGCCTGATTCGCCCGGGCGATTCGCGCGATCTCGGCAACACCGCGGACGGCGATGTCGCGCGCTGGGCCGACACGGTGCGAGCCGTCCGCGCGCGCTTCCCCGAGACGCGCATCGTGGTGCCGAGCCACGGCCCGCCCGGTGGCCCCGAGCTGCTCGATCACACGATCGCCCTCGCCGAGCGCGCCGCGCGGCGCTGA
- a CDS encoding cobalamin-binding protein, translating to MRGRPSAPPQRIVSLVPSLSEALFALGLGERVVGVTEWCVHPAEAVARVPKLGGTKNPDLDAIRALAPDLVIANQEENRKRDVERLEAAGIPVWVTYPRTVREGAELFAEMAELGAAAEVRTRVVAPVLGAVQEAEQALAELRASGARPARVFCPIWREPWMAVGAPTYADDLITLCGGENVFGVRDGPRAPRAAAERRYPRVTLAEIEAAQPDVVLLPDEPYAFGPPDAAELSRLDAPFAASGRIHLIDGTFVSWYGPRILRAIELLRRLLLGVTRG from the coding sequence ATGCGCGGGCGCCCGAGTGCGCCGCCGCAGCGCATCGTGTCGCTCGTGCCGAGCCTCAGCGAGGCGCTGTTCGCGCTCGGGCTCGGCGAGCGCGTCGTGGGCGTGACCGAGTGGTGCGTGCATCCCGCCGAGGCGGTGGCGCGCGTGCCCAAGCTGGGCGGCACGAAGAATCCCGACCTCGATGCGATTCGGGCGCTCGCGCCGGACCTCGTCATCGCGAATCAGGAGGAGAACCGAAAGCGCGACGTCGAGCGGCTAGAAGCCGCGGGCATTCCCGTGTGGGTGACGTACCCGCGCACTGTGCGCGAGGGCGCGGAGCTGTTCGCCGAGATGGCGGAACTCGGCGCGGCCGCCGAGGTGCGCACTCGCGTCGTGGCGCCCGTGCTGGGGGCGGTTCAGGAGGCGGAGCAGGCGCTCGCCGAGCTGCGCGCTTCTGGCGCGAGGCCGGCGCGCGTGTTCTGTCCGATCTGGCGCGAGCCCTGGATGGCCGTGGGCGCGCCGACCTACGCGGACGATCTGATCACGCTGTGCGGCGGCGAAAACGTGTTCGGCGTGCGCGACGGGCCACGAGCACCTCGCGCCGCGGCCGAGCGCCGCTACCCGCGCGTCACGCTCGCCGAGATCGAAGCGGCGCAGCCCGACGTCGTGCTGCTCCCCGATGAGCCCTACGCCTTCGGCCCACCCGATGCAGCGGAGCTTTCGCGACTCGATGCGCCGTTCGCAGCTTCAGGGCGTATCCATTTGATCGACGGCACTTTTGTTTCTTGGTACGGTCCGCGAATTCTCCGTGCGATTGAGCTGTTACGTCGCCTCCTCCTCGGCGTAACAAGGGGGTGA
- a CDS encoding type VI secretion system tube protein Hcp, protein MKRMLLASLGLLWLAAGSAQGADYFLKIEGIEGESIGSQGQDGVSVASWSLGASNPTSVGSSGMSQGRMAAAPAAAEPAQGSSGTATVVKKYDKASPLLAKKCAQGEHIKSAQLTRCQDGQCRVAELENVMVSSYSVTHDGGQATESVTLRYHRWRWADAAMSESTTLRESPTRQSLKGGGASVGKPNPGK, encoded by the coding sequence ATGAAACGAATGCTGCTCGCTTCGCTCGGCTTGTTGTGGCTCGCCGCCGGATCCGCACAGGGGGCGGACTACTTTCTGAAGATCGAAGGCATCGAGGGAGAGAGCATCGGCTCGCAGGGCCAGGACGGGGTGAGCGTCGCGAGCTGGTCGCTCGGCGCGAGCAATCCCACGAGCGTGGGCAGCAGCGGGATGAGCCAGGGCCGCATGGCGGCAGCGCCCGCCGCGGCCGAGCCGGCGCAGGGCAGCAGCGGCACCGCCACCGTGGTGAAGAAGTACGACAAGGCCTCGCCGCTGCTCGCGAAGAAGTGCGCGCAGGGTGAGCACATCAAGAGCGCACAGCTGACGCGCTGCCAGGACGGGCAGTGCCGCGTCGCCGAGCTCGAGAACGTGATGGTCAGCTCCTACTCCGTGACCCACGACGGCGGGCAGGCGACCGAGAGCGTCACGCTTCGGTACCACCGCTGGCGCTGGGCGGACGCTGCGATGAGCGAGAGCACGACGCTTCGCGAAAGTCCCACGCGTCAGTCGCTGAAGGGCGGCGGGGCCTCGGTCGGGAAGCCGAACCCGGGCAAGTGA
- a CDS encoding GNAT family N-acetyltransferase, which produces MEALLGARVPADWPQQSYVAHWLRLLRDDASLGRWLARALVLRDERRMIGHAGFHSAPAPEYLREFLPGAIELGYTVFARDRRCGYAREAVLALMAFARSEHPALTGFVASIAPTNAPSLALIRGLGFEKVGEHDDPEDGVEHVYALRV; this is translated from the coding sequence ATGGAGGCGCTGCTCGGCGCGCGCGTGCCCGCAGATTGGCCGCAGCAGAGCTACGTGGCGCACTGGCTGCGCCTCCTGCGCGATGACGCCTCGCTCGGACGCTGGCTCGCGCGCGCGCTCGTACTGCGCGACGAGCGCCGCATGATCGGCCACGCGGGATTTCACAGCGCGCCCGCACCCGAGTACCTGCGCGAGTTTCTGCCCGGCGCGATCGAGCTCGGTTACACGGTCTTCGCCCGCGACCGCCGCTGCGGCTACGCGCGCGAAGCCGTCCTCGCGCTGATGGCGTTCGCGCGTAGCGAGCATCCTGCTCTGACAGGCTTCGTCGCTTCGATCGCGCCGACCAACGCGCCTTCGCTCGCTCTGATCCGCGGCCTCGGCTTCGAGAAGGTCGGCGAGCACGACGATCCCGAGGACGGAGTCGAGCACGTCTACGCGCTGCGCGTGTAG
- a CDS encoding pyridoxamine 5'-phosphate oxidase family protein, giving the protein MPASWNDIAKTFDERVRRIVWCTVTTIDTKGRPFSRVLHPVWEGATGWIATGRQTLKTKHLAGNTNVALSYWDPQHDTVIIQATAQWQDDDATKRRIWDLIKNAPAPIGYDPAMFWRGGVTDPTYGVLKITPYRVDLLGAQEMMAGKGSTVWKA; this is encoded by the coding sequence ATGCCCGCTTCCTGGAACGACATCGCCAAGACCTTCGACGAGCGCGTGCGCCGCATCGTGTGGTGCACCGTGACCACGATCGACACGAAGGGCCGCCCGTTCTCGCGCGTCCTTCACCCCGTGTGGGAAGGCGCGACCGGCTGGATCGCGACGGGTCGCCAGACGCTGAAGACGAAACATCTCGCCGGCAACACGAACGTCGCGCTGAGTTATTGGGACCCGCAGCACGACACGGTGATCATCCAAGCCACGGCGCAGTGGCAGGACGACGACGCCACGAAGCGACGCATCTGGGACCTGATCAAGAACGCGCCCGCGCCGATCGGTTACGACCCGGCGATGTTCTGGCGCGGAGGCGTCACGGACCCCACGTACGGCGTGCTGAAGATCACGCCGTACCGCGTGGACTTGTTGGGCGCTCAAGAGATGATGGCGGGGAAGGGCAGCACCGTGTGGAAGGCGTGA
- a CDS encoding cupin domain-containing protein translates to MRKHATRRVPQKRGGAVAFGAARIGVARSWPPHWEMHPAGEELLHVLAGRVDVELLVGRRVRCVALRAGEFAVVPRATWHRPLARGRVEMLHVTLGAGTEATFEDTPPPLAEKPRAKATRRRT, encoded by the coding sequence ATGCGCAAGCATGCGACACGTCGCGTTCCGCAGAAGCGCGGCGGCGCGGTCGCGTTCGGCGCGGCGCGCATCGGCGTCGCGCGCTCGTGGCCGCCCCACTGGGAGATGCATCCCGCCGGCGAGGAGCTGCTGCACGTGCTCGCCGGTCGCGTCGATGTAGAGCTGCTCGTGGGTCGGCGCGTTCGCTGCGTTGCGCTACGCGCTGGCGAGTTCGCGGTCGTCCCTCGCGCCACCTGGCATCGACCGCTCGCGCGCGGTCGCGTCGAGATGTTGCACGTGACGCTCGGCGCCGGCACCGAGGCCACGTTCGAGGACACGCCTCCGCCGCTCGCGGAGAAGCCGCGAGCGAAGGCGACGCGCAGGCGTACGTAG
- a CDS encoding DEAD/DEAH box helicase produces MSFSDLSLNPTLLANVAALGFEAPTPIQAAAIPPAVEGRDVLACAETGSGKTAAFLLPILHRLLAKPRGATRALVLSPTRELAQQIADDLRDLAGRSGLRGAAVYGGVGMGPQRDAFVRGSDVIVATPGRLLDHFSYPYAKLPALEVLVLDEADRMLDMGFLPDVKRILRHLPPRKQTLFFSATMPREIEELTRELLREPAEIQIGRRARPAETVTQKAYPVPGELKAPLLAELLARGEVREALVFTRTKHRADRLATWLARHGVKAERIHGNRSQNQRQQALDGFKRGRYRVLVATDIAARGIDIDSLSHVVNFDVPNLAEDYVHRVGRTGRAQATGEAITLISPQERGDFVRIERVLRANVPRVELDGFDYGAKPEAKLEVSHADRIAKIREQRARERANRDSRGNRSHAPRSHGARPQAHGDQAHHGASPDALRPEQVRPHRVGSGRRPRRVFTQSRRPGH; encoded by the coding sequence TTGTCTTTCTCCGATCTCTCTTTGAATCCCACCCTGCTCGCGAACGTCGCGGCGCTCGGCTTCGAAGCGCCGACGCCGATTCAGGCCGCCGCGATTCCGCCCGCGGTCGAAGGCCGCGACGTGCTCGCCTGCGCCGAGACGGGCAGCGGCAAGACTGCGGCGTTCCTGCTGCCGATCCTGCACCGCCTGCTCGCGAAGCCGCGCGGCGCCACGCGCGCGCTCGTGCTCTCGCCCACGCGCGAGCTCGCGCAGCAGATCGCCGACGACCTGCGCGACCTCGCGGGCCGCTCGGGCCTGCGCGGCGCCGCGGTCTACGGCGGCGTCGGCATGGGCCCGCAGCGCGACGCGTTCGTGCGCGGCTCCGACGTGATCGTCGCGACGCCGGGCCGCCTGCTCGATCACTTCTCGTACCCGTACGCGAAGCTGCCCGCGCTCGAAGTGCTCGTGCTCGACGAAGCCGACCGCATGCTCGACATGGGCTTTCTGCCCGACGTGAAGCGCATCCTGCGCCACCTCCCCCCGCGCAAGCAGACTCTGTTCTTCAGCGCGACGATGCCGCGCGAGATCGAGGAGCTGACGCGCGAGTTGTTACGGGAGCCCGCCGAGATCCAGATCGGCCGCCGCGCGCGCCCGGCCGAGACCGTGACGCAGAAGGCGTACCCGGTGCCGGGCGAGCTCAAGGCGCCGCTCCTCGCGGAGCTGCTCGCGCGCGGCGAGGTTCGCGAGGCGCTCGTGTTCACGCGCACCAAGCACCGCGCCGACCGGCTCGCGACGTGGCTCGCGCGCCACGGCGTCAAGGCCGAGCGCATTCACGGGAACCGCTCGCAGAACCAGCGCCAGCAGGCGCTCGATGGCTTCAAGCGCGGCAGGTACCGCGTGCTCGTGGCCACCGACATCGCCGCGCGCGGCATCGACATCGACTCGCTCTCGCACGTCGTGAACTTCGACGTGCCGAACCTCGCCGAGGACTACGTGCATCGCGTCGGCCGCACAGGCCGCGCGCAGGCGACGGGCGAAGCGATCACGCTGATCTCGCCGCAGGAGCGCGGCGACTTCGTGCGCATCGAGCGCGTGCTGCGCGCCAACGTGCCGCGCGTCGAGCTCGACGGCTTCGACTACGGCGCAAAGCCCGAAGCGAAGCTCGAGGTGTCGCACGCCGACCGCATCGCGAAGATTCGCGAGCAGCGCGCGAGAGAGCGCGCGAACCGCGACTCACGCGGCAATCGCTCGCACGCCCCGCGCTCCCACGGCGCCCGCCCGCAAGCGCACGGGGATCAAGCGCACCACGGCGCCAGCCCCGACGCGCTGCGCCCCGAGCAAGTGCGCCCCCACCGCGTCGGCAGCGGCCGCCGCCCGCGCAGAGTGTTCACACAGTCGCGTCGGCCCGGGCACTGA
- a CDS encoding carboxymuconolactone decarboxylase family protein — protein sequence MMPPGIAPIALFRTFARNPAMTDAMSGWGSYELSKRLALSLREREIAILRTCARCGCEYEWGVHVAYFAERAALTREQLRSLTHGTPSDPCWSESERALVSACDALHDSADLDDERWKSLAASHQPAQILDLLLLCGWYHAISFAARGARVPLEAFAPRFSEYTPLAAS from the coding sequence ATGATGCCGCCGGGAATCGCCCCGATCGCCCTGTTCCGCACCTTCGCGCGCAACCCCGCGATGACCGACGCGATGAGCGGCTGGGGCAGCTACGAGCTCTCGAAGCGCCTCGCACTGAGCCTCAGGGAGCGAGAGATCGCGATCCTGCGCACGTGCGCCCGCTGTGGCTGCGAGTATGAGTGGGGCGTTCACGTCGCGTACTTCGCCGAGCGCGCGGCGCTGACGCGGGAGCAGCTGCGTTCGCTCACCCACGGCACCCCCTCCGACCCGTGCTGGAGCGAGTCCGAGCGTGCGTTGGTCTCGGCTTGTGACGCGCTCCACGACTCTGCGGACCTCGACGACGAGCGTTGGAAGTCTCTCGCAGCCAGCCATCAGCCCGCTCAGATCCTCGATCTGCTCCTGCTGTGCGGCTGGTACCACGCGATCAGCTTCGCGGCCCGCGGCGCGCGCGTGCCGCTGGAGGCCTTCGCGCCGCGCTTCTCCGAGTACACGCCGTTGGCGGCATCGTGA
- a CDS encoding helix-turn-helix transcriptional regulator: protein MAKRKIPLPGRAVRGSTSGRPVMAALDLLGRRWALRVLWELARDPRGFRALQADCGDVSSSVLRERLLELVDAKVVAQDADGSYRLTPLGDELGTALAPLDGWARRWATALARR from the coding sequence ATGGCGAAACGCAAGATCCCTCTGCCTGGCCGTGCGGTGCGCGGCTCCACCAGCGGACGCCCCGTGATGGCGGCGCTCGACCTGCTCGGAAGGCGCTGGGCGCTGCGCGTGCTCTGGGAGCTCGCGCGTGATCCGCGCGGGTTTCGCGCGCTGCAGGCGGACTGCGGTGACGTCTCCTCGAGCGTGCTGCGCGAGCGGCTGCTCGAGCTGGTCGACGCGAAGGTGGTCGCGCAGGACGCCGACGGGAGCTACCGGCTCACGCCACTCGGCGACGAGCTCGGCACCGCGCTCGCTCCGCTCGACGGCTGGGCGCGCCGCTGGGCGACCGCCCTCGCGCGACGCTGA